Proteins from a genomic interval of Ciona intestinalis chromosome 9, KH, whole genome shotgun sequence:
- the LOC100183165 gene encoding uncharacterized protein LOC100183165 encodes MPETDRLAKLIEHRKQQEKKNDKLRIHRNKLENDRLVAQESYLDWNKKLREKEFTSAETEYMRKLERIYDRQLNIQDERKKIEEKKAIQKKEKKKKLETESMVHEVTEEERLRQLFGVKQEKAKFFMTKAKTLSGGYRDNDPPQAYYKRNGLVPPDRLVTPEMSAAAQASLGGGSRPPSSSNHLNKPTLPAETPFGVTEKRPASSKRRRPASRSRIESNISEVTAPLMSSDEESTDTAIEEVIRVQVNLRPSTAPGKRKKPRAIKESGMVTTVEEEEGRQRPSTAAAFVRFGEAEKIGEEEQRGLDSPEDKSPKSPGRRRQSLKAPNMLLFRRRPSGVSGGPRSAVSAPTTPRGHRGSIQQTMMSNVQQDRIRIKMLQKARCLQQERIRRELLRIAATKPDVKTETVSRDVPLFPQKFKTLPYRTRTKVTVPPRDPQSAAQRDAMLSYVQRCERGYIMGDIYEAKQQLLDATTTRTLNLQAEVESFVKV; translated from the exons ATGCCTGAAACCGATCGATTGGCGAAGTTGATCGAGCATAGAAAACAACAGGAAAAGAAGAACGACAAACTACGTATACACAGAAACAAACTTGAAAATGACCGCCTGGTGGCACAAGAGTCCTACCTCGATTGGAACAAGA AACTTCGTGAAAAGGAGTTTACATCAGCGGAGACGGAATACATGAGAAAGTTGGAACGAATCTACGATCGACAACTTAATATTCAAGATGAAAGAAAGAAGATTGAAGAGAAGAaagcaatacaaaaaaaagaaaaaaagaaaaa aCTTGAAACGGAGTCGATGGTACACGAGGTGACAGAAGAAGAACGACTTCGCCAACTCTTCGGTGTTAAACAAGAAAAAGCAAAGTTTTTTATGACCAAAGCAAAAACGCTTTCTGGGGGATATCGAGACAATGACCCACCACAAGCGTATTACAAAAGAAATGGACTCGTTCCTCCGGACAGGCTG GTAACCCCTGAAATGAGCGCAGCAGCACAAGCCAGCTTGGGAGGAGGAAGTCGACCTCCGTCATCTTCCAACCATCTCAACAAACCAACCCTCCCTGCCGAAACACCATTTGGTGTAACAG aaaaacgACCGGCTTCTTCAAAGCGAAGACGGCCGGCGTCACGAAGTCGAATCGAGAGTAATATTTCTGAAGTAACTGCCCCACTTATGTCATCTGATGAGGAAAGCACAGACACAGCTATCGAGGAAGTGATTCGTGTTCAGGTGAATCTAAGACCAAGTACAGCACCTGGGAAGAGAAAGAAACCGCGAGCTATAAAAGAAAGTGGAATGGTGACAACTGTGGAGGAGGAGGAGGGAAGACAAAGACCATCCACAGCTGCAGCTTTTGTGAGGTTCGGAGAAGCGGAGAAAATAGGGGAGGAAGAGCAAAGAGGGTTAGATTCCCCGGAGGATAAATCACCAAAGAGTCCAGGACGAAGAAGACAAAGCCTAAAAGCTCCGAACATGCTCCTCTTTCGACGTAGACCTTCAGGGGTGTCAGGTGGCCCAAGGAGCGCGGTCTCCGCCCCAACGACACCACGAGGCCATAGAGGTAGCATCCAGCAAACCATGATGAGTAACGTGCAGCAAGATCGGATTCGCATAAAGATGTTACAGAAGGCGAGATGTCTACAGCAGGAACGCATACGGCGAGAATTACTTCGCATTGCGGCCACTAAGCCTGACGTTAAGACCGAAACTGTAAGCAGAGATGTCCCTTTGTTTCCTCagaagtttaaaacacttcCCTATCGAACCAGAACTAAGGTAACAGTGCCACCTCGGGATCCACAAAGTGCTGCGCAACGCGACGCAATGCTAAGTTACGTCCAGCGCTGTGAACGTGGCTATATCATGGGTGACATTTACGAGGCGAAACAGCAGCTACTCGACGCAACCACGACCAGGACATTGAATCTTCAAGCTGAAGTAGAAAgctttgttaaagtttaa